One stretch of Prunus persica cultivar Lovell chromosome G1, Prunus_persica_NCBIv2, whole genome shotgun sequence DNA includes these proteins:
- the LOC109946440 gene encoding uncharacterized protein LOC109946440, whose amino-acid sequence MEEDDGSSKYPGNEIIKSNGADAGIFASRTSDVRWSNTAEGQGSNVGTKLEGDGHNLGNIKYNISDNTITALNGESDVGMFIFHNIGFYWSNASQGQGGREGNKGFLKPKDGKTKGGSSSAQGQGGGGGTKPKGDGYNIRGNNIKGDGDRKAFHKFGNIEYNLKTTNTEDDGSTSQANIRRNTITASNGASYVGMFNFHNADVWSNAGQGQGGRQGNKGFPKLKGISHNICNNKIRANKSTNVGLQNFGNIRYNCKTTSIYGWLGFVGFWYIFQNFVGPMWL is encoded by the exons ATGGAAGAAGACGACGGCAGCAGCAAATATCCTGGAAATGAAATCATCAAATCCAATGGTGCTGATGCTGGGATCTTCGCCTCTCGCACCTCTGATGTCCGCTGGAGCAACACCGCCGAAGGCCAAGGTTCCAACGTAGGAACGAAACTGGAAGGTGACGGTCacaacttgggcaacatcaagTACAATATTAGTGATAATACGATTACCGCACTCAATGGAGAGTCAGATGTTGGGATGTTCATCTTTCACAACATAGGTTTCTACTGGAGCAATGCCAGCCAAGGTCAAGGTGGACGTGAAGGAAACAAGGGCTTCCTCAAACCCAAAG ATGGCAAAACAAAAGGTGGCTCGAGCTCCGCCCAAGGCCAAGGTGGCGGTGGAGGAACCAAACCCAAAGGTGATGGTTACAACATTCGTGGCAATAACATTAAAGGAGATGGAGATAGGAAAGCGTTTCACAAGTTCGGCAACATCGAATACAACTTGAAGACAACTAATACAGAAGATGACGGCAGCACCAGCCAAGCCAATATACGTAGAAATACAATTACAGCAAGCAATGGAGCCTCATATGTTGGGATGTTCAACTTTCACAACGCAGATGTCTGGAGCAATGCCGGCCAAGGCCAAGGTGGCCGTCAAGGAAACAAGGGCTTCCCCAAACTCAAAGGTATCAGTCACAACAtttgtaataataaaattagagCAAATAAATCTACAAATGTTGGGTTACAAAACTTTGGGAATATCAGATACAACTGCAAGACTACTAGTATATATGGATGGTTGGGTTTTGTAGGCTTTTGGTATATATTCCAGAATTTCGTTGGCCCTATGTGGTTATGA